The Antennarius striatus isolate MH-2024 chromosome 11, ASM4005453v1, whole genome shotgun sequence genome window below encodes:
- the si:dkey-103j14.5 gene encoding isoaspartyl peptidase/L-asparaginase encodes MSVVVVVHGGAWAIPDELAKASVDGVKAAARDGFAVLKRGGCALDAVEEAVKNMEDNIVFNAGHGATQNTDGEVELDAIIMDGSTLSSGAVSSVKNIANPVTLARAVMEKTNHMILTSRGANQFAESIGMTTVPTDSLVTEYERNEWEKHKTYVTGVREEFNTHWAHDTVGAVAVDSVGNVACATSTGGIRNKMVGRVGDAPIIGCGGYADNFSGAVSCTGHGESILKVTLARLILLHVEQGKSVAESSQWALQYMADRVHGAGGCIVVNRSGQWAATFTTKRMAWAAVDHDGLWYGLDPKERLNDSLSI; translated from the exons ATGTCAGTAGTTGTAGTCGTACATGGTGGCGCTTGGGCTATACCGGATGAACTGGCCAAGGCCTCTGTGGATGGAGTAAAAGCAGCAGCTCGTGATGGATTTGCAGTGCTGAAAAGAGGAGGATGTGCTTTGGATGCTGTTGAAGAAGCTGTGAAAAATATGGAAGATAACATTGTGTTTAATGCAG GACATGGAGCAACTCAGAACACTGATGGAGAAGTGGAATTGGATGCCATCATTATGGACGGGAGTACACTATCTAGTGGTGCAGTTTCTTCAGTTAAAAACATTGCTAATCCTGTGACACTGGCACGAGCAGTGATGGAAAAG ACTAACCACATGATACTGACAAGCAGAGGTGCAAACCAGTTTGCAGAGAGTATTGGAATGACCACAGTCCCAACTGATTCACTGGTGACTGAGTATGAGAGGAACGAATGGGAGAAACATAAGACTTATGTTACTGGAGTAAGAGAAGAGTTCAACACACATTG GGCCCATGACACTGTTGGAGCAGTTGCTGTGGACAGTGTTGGTAATGTTGCATGTGCAACATCAACTGGAGGGATCAGAAACAAAATGGTTGGCAGAGTAGGAGATGCTCCAATCATTG GCTGTGGAGGTTATGCAGACAACTTCAGTGGTGCAGTGTCTTGTACTGGTCATGGAGAATCTATTCTTAAAGTCACGTTGGCAAGACTTATTCTTTTACATGTTGAACAAG GTAAATCAGTAGCAGAGTCTTCACAGTGGGCTCTGCAGTACATGGCAGACCGTGTCCACGGTGCTGGAGGCTGTATAGTAGTTAATCGATCGGGACAGTGGGCAGCCACATTTACTACAAAGAGAATGGCTTGGGCAGCAGTGGATCATGATGGTCTGTGGTATGGGTTGGACCCAAAGGAAAGATTAAATGACTCTTTGAGCATTTAa